A window from Malania oleifera isolate guangnan ecotype guangnan chromosome 7, ASM2987363v1, whole genome shotgun sequence encodes these proteins:
- the LOC131160892 gene encoding pre-mRNA-splicing ATP-dependent RNA helicase prp28-like, translated as MERLSLPVPTKEEDDRLLLTLSLAAPPPPPPPPPPPPRRRPGRPPHRAAVRPPEDEYIPAPYPWAAPRRAAVHSLPHLLSAGIKTVAGEVQCKQCNKKYEIEYDLQVKLAEVESFIYKNKSTMHHRAPAVWMSPVLPDCRFCEQKNSAKPVIPEKKKDINWLFLLLGQMLGCCTLEHLKYFCMHTKNHRTGAKDRVLYLTYLGLCKQLDPQGPFDP; from the coding sequence ATGGAAAGACTCTCCCTCCCAGTCCCCACCAAAGAAGAAGACGACCGACTACTCCTCACTCTTTCTCTCGCAGCACCACCGCCTCCACCGCCGCCGCCACCACCACCACCGCGTCGCCGCCCCGGCCGACCTCCGCATCGAGCCGCAGTACGACCACCAGAAGACGAATACATACCAGCGCCGTACCCCTGGGCGGCCCCGCGGAGAGCCGCCGTGCACAGCCTGCCCCATCTCCTGTCCGCTGGCATAAAGACCGTCGCCGGCGAGGTGCAGTGCAAGCAATGCAACAAGAAATACGAAATTGAGTACGATTTGCAGGTGAAGTTGGCGGAGGTGGAGTCTTTCATATACAAGAACAAGTCGACCATGCACCACCGGGCTCCGGCGGTGTGGATGAGCCCGGTGCTTCCGGACTGCCGGTTCTGCGAGCAGAAGAACTCGGCGAAGCCGGTGATTCCagagaagaagaaggacataaaCTGGCTGTTCTTGCTGCTAGGGCAAATGCTGGGGTGCTGCACTCTGGAGCATCTCAAGTATTTTTGCATGCACACAAAGAATCACCGGACCGGCGCCAAGGATCGGGTTCTTTATTTGACTTATCTTGGACTGTGCAAGCAGCTTGATCCCCAGGGGCCTTTTGATccttga